A region from the Catellatospora sp. TT07R-123 genome encodes:
- a CDS encoding aldehyde dehydrogenase family protein — protein MAPQLAHGTDWSTTLARAVAATPEAFDPAAGSATLRNLIQGDWRPIGRPSPLTTGVDGTTLANLSRLDAETALAAVRHAAAAHRDWAATPLPERKARVAAAVDALTAHRDLLAMLLVWEIGKPWRLACADVDRALDGVRWYADQIDRQTAGREPLPGPVSNIASWNYPMSVLVHAELVQLLAGNAVIAKTPSQGGAICLTVAHALMHRAGLPVTLLSGSGEELSEVLVRAPEIGAVAFVGGRSNGGKVAAALLDTDKRHMIEQEGLNAWGVWEFSQWELLAGHLRKGFEYGKQRCTAYPRFVVQRDLVDEFLDVYLPVVKAVRFGHPLAVASAGDPLPELDFGPLISAAKAEELHRKVEEAVRAGAVPLHRGRLSHGRFLDGQDTSAYAAPTALLAPPGRSRLMHAEPFGPVDTIVVVDTEEELLAAMNASNGALVASLACDDEELAGKLAGDLQAFKVGVNRPRSRGDREEPFGGRGASWKGAFVGGDLLVQAVTVGGPDERLYGNFPDWTALPPSV, from the coding sequence ATGGCACCGCAGCTCGCCCACGGCACCGACTGGAGCACGACTCTCGCCCGCGCCGTCGCCGCCACACCCGAGGCGTTCGACCCCGCAGCGGGCTCGGCCACCCTGCGCAACCTGATCCAGGGCGACTGGCGGCCGATCGGCCGCCCCAGCCCGCTCACCACCGGCGTCGACGGGACCACCCTGGCGAACCTGTCGCGCCTGGACGCCGAGACCGCCCTGGCCGCCGTACGCCACGCGGCCGCCGCCCACCGCGACTGGGCCGCGACCCCGCTGCCCGAGCGCAAGGCCCGCGTCGCGGCCGCCGTGGACGCCCTCACCGCACACCGCGACCTGCTGGCCATGCTGCTGGTCTGGGAGATCGGCAAGCCGTGGCGGCTCGCCTGCGCCGACGTCGACCGCGCCCTGGACGGCGTGCGCTGGTACGCGGACCAGATCGACCGCCAGACGGCCGGGCGGGAGCCGCTGCCCGGCCCGGTCAGCAACATCGCCTCCTGGAACTACCCCATGTCCGTGCTGGTCCACGCCGAGCTGGTGCAGCTGCTGGCGGGCAACGCGGTCATCGCCAAGACCCCGTCGCAGGGCGGCGCGATCTGCCTCACCGTCGCGCACGCGCTGATGCACCGGGCCGGACTGCCCGTCACGCTGCTGTCCGGCAGCGGCGAGGAGCTGTCGGAGGTGCTGGTCCGCGCGCCCGAGATCGGCGCGGTCGCCTTCGTCGGCGGCCGCTCCAACGGCGGCAAGGTCGCGGCCGCGCTCCTGGACACGGACAAACGCCACATGATCGAGCAGGAGGGCCTCAACGCCTGGGGCGTGTGGGAGTTCTCCCAGTGGGAGCTGCTCGCCGGGCACCTGCGCAAAGGTTTCGAGTACGGCAAGCAGCGGTGCACCGCGTACCCCCGGTTCGTGGTGCAGCGCGATCTGGTCGACGAGTTCCTCGACGTCTACCTGCCCGTGGTCAAGGCGGTCCGGTTCGGGCACCCGCTGGCCGTGGCGTCGGCCGGCGACCCGCTGCCCGAGCTCGACTTCGGCCCGCTGATCAGCGCCGCCAAGGCCGAGGAGCTGCACCGCAAGGTGGAGGAGGCGGTCCGGGCGGGCGCGGTCCCGCTGCACCGGGGCAGGCTGTCGCACGGCCGCTTCCTCGACGGCCAGGACACTTCCGCGTACGCCGCCCCCACCGCGCTGCTCGCCCCGCCCGGCCGGTCCCGGCTGATGCACGCCGAGCCGTTCGGGCCGGTCGACACGATCGTGGTCGTCGACACCGAGGAGGAGCTGCTCGCGGCGATGAACGCCTCCAACGGCGCCCTGGTCGCGAGCCTGGCCTGCGACGACGAGGAGCTGGCGGGCAAGCTCGCCGGGGACCTGCAGGCGTTCAAGGTCGGGGTGAACCGGCCCCGCTCGCGCGGCGACCGCGAGGAGCCGTTCGGCGGCCGCGGCGCCTCCTGGAAGGGCGCGTTCGTCGGCGGCGACCTGCTGGTGCAGGCCGTCACCGTCGGCGGCCCCGACGAGCGCCTCTACGGCAACTTTCCGGATTGGACGGCGCTGCCGCCCAGCGTGTGA
- a CDS encoding nitric oxide synthase oxygenase: MSAPHTPPTGYRDAPLSEWDPDRPVDFAEAEDFLRACYAELPKLGPVEPRLAAVREQIDALGTYTHTHTELVHGARMAWRNASRCIGRVYWRSLSVLDRRTRRGEDQIFDDLVTHLRLATGEGHNRGRLRAVISVFGQAVPGRPVTRTWNDQLIRYAGHRRDGALVGDPQYEQFTEAVGKLGWTGKGSAFDLLPIVLQTGDAEPRLYELPESSVLEVPLAHPEYGWFAELGLRWHAVPAISNMRLSIGGVDYPLAPFSGWYMGTEIGARNLADADRYDQLPVVAARLGLDTGSEATLWRDRALLELNRAVLWSFERSGVRITDHHSESRLFLTHVERELRAGRQTPGDWTWLVPPMSGGLSPIFHQYFPETDQRPNFYLDSAARCPWQAAAPAIPAQRTVAAGARCPVTGQSTPTVTGQSTPPVTGQSTPPVTGQSAPPVTGPVPPVTVRAAAPAAASAAAPVSAPAPAPAPATAPTAAPTAAPTAAPTAAPTAAPTAAPTAAPTAAPTAAPASVAAPAGEVAVAVAAAEAEPVRKRGLRRLLG; encoded by the coding sequence ATGAGCGCCCCTCACACGCCGCCGACCGGATACCGTGATGCGCCGCTGAGCGAGTGGGATCCGGACCGGCCCGTCGACTTCGCCGAGGCCGAGGACTTCCTGCGGGCCTGCTACGCCGAGCTGCCGAAGCTGGGGCCGGTCGAGCCCCGGCTGGCCGCGGTGCGCGAGCAGATCGACGCGCTGGGCACGTACACGCACACCCATACCGAGCTGGTGCACGGGGCCCGGATGGCCTGGCGCAACGCCAGCCGCTGCATCGGGCGGGTGTACTGGCGCAGCCTGAGCGTGCTGGACCGGCGGACCCGCCGCGGCGAGGACCAGATCTTCGACGACCTCGTCACGCACCTGCGCCTGGCCACCGGTGAAGGGCACAATCGGGGCAGGCTGCGCGCCGTGATCTCCGTCTTCGGGCAGGCGGTCCCCGGCCGCCCAGTCACCCGCACCTGGAACGATCAGCTCATCCGGTACGCCGGGCACCGCCGGGACGGCGCGCTCGTGGGCGACCCGCAGTACGAGCAGTTCACCGAGGCGGTGGGGAAGCTCGGCTGGACCGGCAAGGGCAGCGCCTTCGACCTGCTGCCGATCGTGCTCCAGACCGGCGACGCCGAGCCCAGGCTCTACGAGCTGCCCGAGTCCTCGGTGCTGGAGGTGCCCCTGGCCCACCCCGAGTACGGCTGGTTCGCCGAGCTGGGCCTGCGCTGGCACGCCGTGCCGGCGATCTCGAACATGCGGCTGTCGATCGGCGGGGTCGACTATCCGCTCGCGCCGTTCTCGGGCTGGTACATGGGCACCGAGATCGGGGCGCGCAACCTCGCCGACGCCGACCGCTACGACCAGCTCCCGGTCGTCGCGGCCCGGCTGGGCCTGGACACCGGCAGCGAGGCCACGCTGTGGCGCGACCGCGCACTGCTGGAGCTCAACCGGGCGGTGCTGTGGTCGTTCGAGCGTTCGGGGGTACGGATCACCGACCACCACAGCGAGTCGCGCCTGTTCCTGACGCATGTCGAACGGGAGCTGCGGGCCGGCCGGCAGACGCCGGGGGACTGGACGTGGCTGGTCCCGCCGATGTCAGGCGGCCTGAGCCCGATCTTCCACCAGTACTTCCCGGAGACCGACCAGCGGCCGAACTTCTACCTGGACAGCGCCGCCCGCTGCCCGTGGCAGGCCGCCGCACCGGCGATCCCCGCCCAGCGCACCGTCGCCGCCGGCGCCCGCTGCCCGGTCACCGGCCAGTCCACGCCCACGGTCACCGGCCAGTCCACGCCGCCGGTCACCGGCCAGTCCACGCCGCCGGTCACCGGCCAGTCCGCGCCGCCGGTCACCGGCCCGGTGCCCCCGGTGACGGTGCGCGCCGCCGCCCCCGCTGCCGCTTCCGCCGCCGCGCCCGTTTCGGCGCCCGCTCCCGCGCCCGCTCCCGCGACCGCTCCCACGGCCGCTCCCACGGCCGCTCCCACGGCCGCTCCCACGGCCGCTCCCACGGCCGCTCCCACGGCCGCTCCCACGGCCGCTCCCACGGCCGCTCCCACGGCCGCTCCTGCTTCCGTCGCCGCGCCAGCCGGGGAGGTGGCTGTGGCGGTGGCTGCGGCCGAGGCGGAACCGGTGCGCAAGCGCGGCCTGCGCCGTCTACTCGGCTGA
- a CDS encoding GNAT family N-acetyltransferase — translation MALWRVRATVDDRPGFLAVLTASLALRSVNILAVQVLTTEFGAVDDLVVDAPDAMSEAELLAAIERGRGRDAWVSRTDAYGLIDPPTQALTLAARLAADPESLPTALTALLGGSLVRREPGGAAASGHSDTTMRLPDPCSDGGSLVLTRLAPAFTPAEFARAHALVEVCRAVVTRRLAAATVLLPDGTEVALRPAGAHDLGAVDAMHGRCGERSLYLRYLCGTRGPGRSRLARLLTPARGVSMVAEVAAADGPHVVAVANLVGEGETAEIALLVEDGWQRRGIGTALLRRLVGLAAPSGFRSVTLHTHAENDAMLRTMRRLPSPSRLDRDGTLLSATIAVSETAALNSQ, via the coding sequence ATGGCGCTGTGGCGGGTACGGGCGACCGTCGACGATCGTCCCGGGTTTCTGGCGGTGCTGACGGCGAGTCTGGCACTGCGGTCGGTCAACATCCTCGCGGTCCAGGTGCTCACGACCGAGTTCGGTGCCGTCGACGACCTGGTCGTGGACGCACCCGACGCGATGAGCGAGGCCGAGCTGCTGGCCGCGATCGAGCGCGGCCGGGGCCGCGACGCATGGGTCAGCCGCACCGACGCGTACGGCCTGATCGACCCGCCCACCCAGGCCCTGACCCTGGCCGCCCGCCTGGCCGCCGACCCCGAGTCGCTGCCCACGGCGCTGACCGCGCTGCTCGGCGGCAGCCTGGTCCGGCGCGAGCCGGGTGGCGCCGCCGCCAGCGGCCACTCCGACACCACGATGCGCCTGCCCGACCCGTGCAGCGACGGCGGCTCGCTCGTGCTGACCCGGCTGGCCCCGGCGTTCACTCCGGCCGAGTTCGCCCGCGCCCACGCGCTGGTCGAGGTGTGCCGGGCCGTGGTGACCCGGCGCCTGGCCGCCGCCACCGTGCTGCTGCCCGACGGCACCGAGGTGGCGCTGCGCCCGGCGGGCGCCCACGACCTGGGCGCGGTCGACGCGATGCACGGCCGCTGCGGCGAGCGCAGCCTCTACCTGCGCTACCTGTGCGGCACCCGGGGTCCGGGCCGCAGCCGCCTGGCCCGGCTGCTGACCCCGGCGCGCGGGGTCAGCATGGTCGCCGAGGTGGCCGCGGCCGACGGCCCGCACGTGGTGGCCGTGGCCAACCTGGTCGGCGAGGGCGAGACCGCCGAGATCGCGCTGCTGGTCGAGGACGGTTGGCAGCGGCGGGGCATCGGCACCGCGCTGCTGCGGCGGCTGGTCGGGCTGGCCGCACCGTCCGGGTTCCGCTCGGTCACGCTGCACACCCACGCCGAGAACGACGCCATGCTGCGCACCATGCGGCGGCTGCCGAGCCCGTCCCGCCTCGACCGGGACGGCACCCTGCTGAGCGCCACCATCGCCGTTTCCGAGACGGCCGCGCTGAACTCCCAGTGA
- a CDS encoding amino acid-binding protein, whose translation MLLRVRVALPDRPGSLGQVARTLGVAGADIVQVVVLERLGGRAIDDFTVVWPGGAGVERLRAGLGAMPGVRVDGIWRAIGAPVAGAFDAELLTQIAANPNEGLATLVDTVPALLAADWAMAIRVPADWAVRSGSSVGVEVRQGVDDVLALGALRHKPVTPPVLYASWRAPQQLRLPEVTPLRARAMTGVDGTRYAVAPFGRSGLVLVVARSADAELPVAAFHATEVDRVAQLVRAAAVIVGDRLDTAKAPAPRTAVGERSSEEPASAV comes from the coding sequence ATGTTGCTGAGGGTCCGCGTCGCACTGCCTGACCGTCCGGGCTCGCTCGGCCAGGTCGCGCGCACGCTCGGCGTCGCCGGTGCCGACATCGTCCAGGTCGTGGTGCTGGAGCGCCTCGGTGGCCGGGCGATCGACGACTTCACCGTGGTGTGGCCGGGCGGGGCCGGGGTCGAGCGCCTGCGGGCCGGGCTGGGCGCCATGCCGGGCGTGCGGGTCGACGGCATCTGGCGGGCCATCGGCGCGCCGGTGGCCGGGGCCTTCGACGCCGAGCTGCTCACCCAGATCGCCGCCAACCCGAACGAGGGCCTGGCCACGCTGGTCGACACCGTCCCGGCACTGCTGGCCGCCGACTGGGCCATGGCGATCCGCGTGCCCGCCGACTGGGCGGTGCGCAGCGGCTCGTCGGTCGGGGTCGAGGTGCGCCAGGGCGTCGACGACGTGCTGGCCCTCGGGGCGCTGCGGCACAAGCCGGTCACCCCGCCGGTGCTGTACGCCAGCTGGCGCGCCCCGCAGCAGCTGCGGCTGCCCGAGGTGACGCCACTGCGCGCCCGGGCGATGACCGGCGTCGACGGCACCCGGTATGCGGTGGCGCCGTTCGGCCGGTCCGGGCTGGTGCTGGTGGTGGCCCGTTCGGCCGACGCCGAGCTGCCGGTCGCCGCCTTCCACGCCACCGAGGTCGACCGGGTCGCCCAGCTGGTGCGCGCCGCCGCCGTGATCGTGGGCGACCGGCTGGACACCGCCAAGGCCCCCGCGCCGCGCACCGCCGTCGGCGAGCGCTCGTCGGAGGAGCCCGCGTCGGCCGTCTGA
- a CDS encoding LacI family DNA-binding transcriptional regulator, translating to MTTQRTRSAGRPTLDEVAALAGVGRGTVSRVVNGSPQVSPEARSAVQEAIKELGYVPNRAARALVTQRTDSVALVVSESQERVFAEPFFAGIVRGVSSALADTSLQLWLAMAQSPAERQRIEHHLTSQHVDGVLLLSLHETDALPQLLRQRGLPAVLGGRPVSIDQQISYVDMDNVNGARIAVEYLLNAGRRRVATIAGPQDLGVGVDRLVGYRAGVQAAAGEPLIEFGDFSEYSGVEAMRRLLARRPDLDAVFVASDLMAAGALRALRDAGRRVPEDVAVVGFEDSPVARQTEPPLTTVYQPVEDMGRHMARLLLSRIRGEEEPNHILLDTHLVHRNSA from the coding sequence ATGACGACGCAGCGCACGAGGTCTGCGGGCAGACCGACGCTGGACGAGGTCGCCGCGCTGGCCGGTGTGGGCCGCGGCACGGTCTCGCGCGTCGTCAACGGCTCGCCCCAGGTCAGCCCCGAGGCCCGCTCCGCGGTCCAGGAGGCGATCAAGGAGCTCGGATACGTCCCCAACCGCGCCGCCCGCGCCCTGGTCACCCAGCGCACCGACTCGGTGGCGCTGGTCGTGTCGGAGTCGCAGGAGCGGGTCTTCGCCGAGCCGTTCTTCGCCGGAATAGTGCGCGGCGTCTCCTCGGCCCTGGCCGACACCTCGCTCCAGCTGTGGCTGGCCATGGCCCAGTCGCCCGCCGAGCGCCAGCGCATCGAGCACCACCTGACCAGCCAGCACGTCGACGGCGTGCTGCTGCTGTCGCTGCACGAGACCGACGCGCTGCCGCAGCTGCTGCGCCAGCGCGGCCTGCCCGCCGTGCTCGGCGGCCGCCCGGTCAGCATCGACCAGCAGATCTCCTACGTCGACATGGACAACGTCAACGGCGCCCGGATCGCGGTGGAATACCTGCTCAACGCGGGCCGCCGCCGGGTCGCCACCATCGCCGGCCCGCAGGACCTCGGCGTGGGCGTGGACCGCCTGGTCGGCTACCGGGCCGGCGTCCAGGCCGCCGCGGGCGAGCCGCTGATCGAGTTCGGCGACTTCAGCGAGTACAGCGGGGTCGAGGCGATGCGCCGGCTGCTGGCCCGCCGCCCCGATCTCGACGCGGTCTTCGTCGCCTCCGACCTGATGGCCGCCGGTGCCCTCCGCGCGCTGCGCGACGCCGGGCGGCGCGTGCCCGAGGACGTCGCGGTGGTCGGCTTCGAGGACTCGCCGGTCGCCCGCCAGACCGAGCCGCCGCTGACCACGGTGTACCAGCCCGTCGAGGACATGGGCCGGCACATGGCGCGCCTGCTGCTCTCCCGCATCCGCGGCGAGGAGGAGCCCAACCACATCCTCCTCGACACCCACCTGGTCCACCGCAACTCGGCCTGA
- a CDS encoding GH1 family beta-glucosidase, which produces MTTQQHPQLAAPAVAFPQDFLWGAATASYQIEGGAFEDGRTPSIWDTYARTPGKVLNGDNGDVACDHYHRRADDVRLMAELGLRSYRFSVAWPRVQPGGRGPANQKGLDFYRGLVDDLLSKGIEPWLTLYHWDLPQELEDAGGWPARDTAYRFAEYAGLVHDALGDRVKFWTTHNEPWCSAFLGYGSGVHAPGRTDGAAALAAAHHLNLGHGLAVQAIRAAVPDRQIGLTLNLHSLAPYTDSPEDHDAVRRIDGVGNRVFLDPVFRGEYPADLLADTAEVTDWGFVHDGDLAVISQPLSMLGVNYYTRQIVAGPADDGLPQSHWRAASAWPGSGHVRFLTRDLPVTEMGWEVDPDGLVDLLTRTHREYGPIPMYITENGAAYDDQVAADGSVPDPDRVAYLDAHLKACHQAMAAGVPLRGYFAWSLLDNYEWAWGYSRRFGIVHVDYDTQVRTPKTSAHWYADVIRRGGLAA; this is translated from the coding sequence GTGACCACTCAGCAACACCCCCAGCTCGCCGCGCCGGCCGTGGCCTTCCCCCAGGACTTCCTCTGGGGGGCGGCCACCGCCTCCTACCAGATCGAGGGCGGCGCTTTCGAGGACGGGCGGACGCCGTCCATCTGGGACACCTACGCCCGCACCCCGGGCAAGGTGCTCAACGGGGACAACGGCGACGTCGCCTGCGACCACTACCACCGCAGGGCCGACGACGTCCGCCTCATGGCCGAGCTGGGGCTGCGGTCGTACCGCTTCTCGGTGGCCTGGCCCCGGGTGCAGCCCGGCGGCCGCGGTCCGGCCAACCAGAAAGGCCTCGACTTCTACCGGGGCCTGGTCGACGACCTGCTCAGCAAGGGCATCGAGCCCTGGCTGACCCTGTACCACTGGGACCTGCCCCAGGAGCTGGAGGACGCCGGCGGCTGGCCCGCCCGCGACACCGCCTACCGCTTCGCCGAGTACGCCGGGCTCGTGCACGACGCCCTCGGTGACCGGGTCAAGTTCTGGACCACCCACAACGAGCCCTGGTGCAGCGCCTTCCTCGGGTACGGCTCGGGCGTGCACGCCCCGGGCCGCACCGACGGCGCGGCGGCGCTCGCGGCGGCGCACCACCTCAACCTGGGCCACGGCCTGGCCGTCCAGGCGATCCGCGCCGCGGTGCCCGACCGGCAGATCGGCCTCACGCTGAACCTGCACTCGCTGGCGCCGTACACGGACTCCCCGGAGGACCACGACGCCGTGCGCCGCATCGACGGCGTCGGCAACCGGGTGTTCCTGGACCCGGTCTTCCGGGGCGAGTACCCGGCGGACCTGCTGGCCGACACGGCCGAGGTCACCGACTGGGGCTTCGTGCACGACGGCGACCTGGCCGTGATCAGCCAGCCGCTGAGCATGCTGGGCGTGAACTACTACACCCGGCAGATCGTGGCCGGTCCGGCCGACGACGGCCTGCCGCAGTCGCACTGGCGCGCGGCGTCGGCGTGGCCGGGCAGCGGGCATGTCCGATTCCTGACCCGGGATCTGCCGGTGACCGAGATGGGCTGGGAGGTCGACCCGGACGGCCTGGTCGACCTGCTGACCCGCACGCACCGCGAGTACGGCCCGATCCCGATGTACATCACCGAGAACGGCGCCGCCTACGACGACCAGGTCGCGGCCGATGGGAGCGTTCCCGACCCGGATCGCGTAGCCTACCTGGACGCCCACCTGAAGGCGTGCCACCAGGCGATGGCGGCGGGGGTGCCCCTGCGTGGATACTTCGCGTGGTCGCTGCTTGACAACTACGAGTGGGCCTGGGGCTACTCGCGGCGGTTCGGCATCGTCCATGTTGACTATGACACTCAGGTTCGTACGCCCAAGACCAGTGCACACTGGTACGCGGACGTGATCCGGCGCGGCGGGCTCGCCGCCTGA
- a CDS encoding carbohydrate ABC transporter permease, which translates to MTSGSKRLWQASPLTYGALILASLLSLFPFYFMFIVATRKLEVINAVPPPFTPGADFGENFGRVLDNEHAAFIYGLVNSVIVSCAVTISVVFFSALSGFAFAKLRFKGRNLLLLAIVGTMMVPTQLAIIPLYGMMQDWGWGATLQAVIVPFMVTAFGVFMMRQYASSAISDELIEAARVDGCSTFRIFWSVVAPALRPAAGVLGLLTFMDTWNSFLWPYAILDSDTPTVQVSLALLSSAYYTDYAQVFAATAVATVPLLLVFVVFGRQIIGGIMEGAVKA; encoded by the coding sequence ATGACCTCTGGTTCGAAACGGCTGTGGCAGGCCAGTCCCCTGACGTACGGTGCCCTGATCCTGGCGTCGTTGCTGTCGCTGTTCCCGTTCTACTTCATGTTCATCGTGGCCACCCGCAAGCTGGAGGTCATCAACGCGGTCCCGCCGCCGTTCACCCCCGGCGCGGACTTCGGTGAGAACTTCGGCCGGGTGCTCGACAACGAGCACGCCGCGTTCATCTACGGCCTGGTCAACTCCGTGATCGTGTCGTGCGCGGTCACGATCAGCGTGGTGTTCTTCTCCGCGCTGTCCGGCTTCGCCTTCGCCAAGCTGCGATTCAAGGGCCGCAACCTGCTGCTGCTGGCTATCGTCGGAACCATGATGGTGCCCACGCAGCTGGCCATCATCCCGCTGTACGGCATGATGCAGGACTGGGGCTGGGGAGCCACCCTGCAGGCCGTCATCGTGCCGTTCATGGTGACCGCGTTCGGCGTGTTCATGATGCGCCAGTACGCGAGCTCGGCGATCTCCGACGAGCTGATCGAGGCCGCCCGCGTCGACGGGTGCAGCACCTTCCGCATCTTCTGGAGTGTCGTCGCACCGGCGCTGCGTCCCGCCGCGGGTGTGCTCGGCCTGCTGACGTTCATGGACACCTGGAACTCGTTCCTGTGGCCGTACGCGATCCTCGACTCCGACACGCCTACCGTGCAGGTGTCACTGGCGCTGCTGTCGTCGGCGTACTACACCGATTACGCACAGGTGTTCGCGGCGACGGCGGTGGCGACGGTGCCGCTGCTGCTCGTCTTCGTCGTTTTCGGTCGCCAGATCATCGGCGGCATCATGGAAGGTGCAGTAAAAGCGTGA
- a CDS encoding carbohydrate ABC transporter permease, with translation MSLSAPPAPPQLVKPDTHRASSSSRRFKLSRWDIKYSPYIYVAPFFLLFAVFGIYPVLQTARMALYDWNLIGDHTFTGFDNFTALMGDEYFWNAVKNTFGIFLLATIPQLFGALFLANLLNQNMRGRMFFRLMIVAPNVTSVAAVAIVFAVLFRRDFGLVNWVLGFFGVDAIDWKGETWSSWSAIATMVDWRWTGYNTLILLAAMQAIPKDIYESASLDGAGKWRQFWSITLPQLRPTLIFVVTVSTIGGLQLFTEPVIFGDGRILGGAQREFQTIAMYMYEKGFNDLQFGYGSAIAWALFIMIILVSGVNYLLIRRSVK, from the coding sequence ATGAGCCTCTCGGCACCTCCCGCGCCGCCTCAGCTGGTCAAGCCGGATACCCACCGCGCGTCGTCCAGCAGCCGCCGCTTCAAGCTCTCGCGCTGGGACATCAAGTACTCGCCGTACATCTACGTCGCGCCGTTCTTCCTCCTGTTCGCCGTCTTCGGCATCTACCCGGTGCTCCAGACCGCCCGGATGGCGCTGTACGACTGGAACCTGATCGGTGACCACACCTTCACCGGGTTCGACAACTTCACCGCCCTGATGGGCGACGAATACTTCTGGAACGCCGTCAAGAACACGTTCGGCATCTTCCTGCTGGCGACCATCCCGCAGCTGTTCGGCGCGCTGTTCCTGGCCAACCTGCTGAACCAGAACATGCGCGGGCGCATGTTCTTCCGCCTGATGATCGTCGCGCCGAACGTCACCTCGGTGGCGGCGGTCGCGATCGTCTTCGCGGTGCTGTTCCGCCGCGACTTCGGCCTGGTCAACTGGGTGCTCGGCTTCTTCGGCGTCGACGCGATCGACTGGAAGGGCGAGACGTGGAGCTCCTGGTCCGCGATCGCCACCATGGTCGACTGGCGCTGGACCGGCTACAACACGCTGATCCTGCTGGCCGCGATGCAGGCGATCCCGAAGGACATCTACGAGTCCGCGTCGCTGGACGGCGCCGGCAAGTGGCGCCAGTTCTGGTCGATCACGCTGCCGCAGCTGCGGCCGACCCTGATCTTCGTGGTCACGGTGTCGACCATCGGCGGCCTGCAGCTGTTCACCGAGCCGGTGATCTTCGGCGACGGCCGCATCCTGGGCGGCGCGCAGCGCGAATTCCAGACCATCGCGATGTACATGTACGAGAAGGGCTTCAACGACCTTCAGTTCGGGTACGGATCCGCGATCGCCTGGGCCCTGTTCATCATGATCATCCTTGTGTCCGGCGTGAACTACCTGCTGATCCGCCGCTCGGTCAAGTGA
- a CDS encoding ABC transporter substrate-binding protein has protein sequence MGVTPRRRTFAVAALAAITAIGGLAACTKKNDEPSTPGEIKLVVDTFGEFGYDDLVKQYEASHPGIKIELRKTAQLGDYRPKLVRYLATNKGAGDVTALEEGIITEFKANAANWVDLSQYVGDKSADYLPWKYEIGKTSDGKLLGLPTDVGGLAMCYRKDLLEAAGFKSDREAVSALWPTWDDFIKVGQEYRTKTGKGLLDTVTTAFSASLSQVGGDLFYDKDFNVVADTSPAVKTSWDLALKLADAKVTAKTNTWSAEWQAGFQQGTFAATLCPSWMLGIIEQNSGAANKGKWDVASVPGGGGNWGGSWLSVPTQSKHPKEAAELAAFLTNADSQVAAFKAKGPLPSNLKALGNADFQAYQNPYFNNAPVGKIFGEGAKTLKPVTIGPKHSSVKERAFEPALQAYEAGRLSAQAAWDQAIKDAKVQGAF, from the coding sequence ATGGGCGTCACCCCGCGCCGCCGCACGTTCGCGGTGGCCGCACTCGCCGCGATCACCGCCATTGGCGGCCTTGCTGCGTGCACCAAGAAGAACGATGAGCCGAGCACTCCCGGCGAGATCAAGCTTGTGGTCGACACCTTCGGTGAGTTCGGCTACGACGACCTGGTGAAGCAGTACGAGGCTTCCCACCCCGGCATCAAGATCGAGCTGCGGAAGACCGCCCAGCTGGGCGACTACCGGCCGAAGCTGGTCCGCTACCTGGCGACCAACAAGGGCGCCGGCGACGTGACCGCCCTGGAAGAGGGCATCATCACCGAGTTCAAGGCCAACGCGGCCAACTGGGTGGACCTCTCGCAGTACGTCGGCGACAAGTCGGCCGACTACCTGCCGTGGAAGTACGAGATCGGCAAGACCTCGGACGGCAAGCTGCTCGGTCTGCCGACCGACGTGGGCGGCCTGGCCATGTGCTACCGCAAGGACCTGCTGGAGGCGGCGGGCTTCAAGTCCGACCGCGAGGCTGTCTCCGCGCTGTGGCCGACCTGGGACGACTTCATCAAGGTCGGCCAGGAGTACCGGACCAAGACCGGCAAGGGCCTGCTCGACACCGTGACCACGGCGTTCAGCGCGAGCCTGTCGCAGGTCGGTGGCGACCTGTTCTACGACAAGGACTTCAACGTCGTGGCTGACACCAGCCCGGCCGTGAAGACCTCGTGGGACCTGGCCCTCAAGCTGGCCGACGCCAAGGTGACCGCCAAGACCAACACCTGGTCCGCCGAGTGGCAGGCCGGTTTCCAGCAGGGCACCTTCGCCGCGACCCTGTGCCCGTCGTGGATGCTCGGCATCATCGAGCAGAACTCGGGCGCCGCGAACAAGGGCAAGTGGGACGTCGCCTCGGTTCCCGGCGGCGGCGGCAACTGGGGCGGCTCCTGGCTGTCCGTGCCGACCCAGAGCAAGCACCCGAAGGAGGCTGCCGAGCTGGCCGCGTTCCTGACCAACGCTGACAGCCAGGTCGCCGCGTTCAAGGCCAAGGGCCCGCTGCCCTCGAACCTGAAGGCGCTGGGCAACGCCGACTTCCAGGCGTACCAGAACCCGTACTTCAACAACGCGCCGGTCGGCAAGATCTTCGGTGAGGGCGCCAAGACCCTCAAGCCGGTGACCATCGGCCCGAAGCACTCCTCGGTGAAGGAGCGGGCGTTCGAGCCCGCGCTGCAGGCCTACGAGGCCGGACGCCTGTCCGCCCAGGCGGCCTGGGACCAGGCGATCAAGGACGCGAAGGTTCAGGGCGCGTTCTGA